The following coding sequences are from one Perognathus longimembris pacificus isolate PPM17 chromosome 13, ASM2315922v1, whole genome shotgun sequence window:
- the Cdc42ep2 gene encoding cdc42 effector protein 2 gives MSTKVPIYLKRSSRKGKKEKLRDLLSSDMISPPLGDFRHTIHIGSGGGDDMFGDISFLQGKFHLLPGTAVEESEEDGSFDLPFPFTRTSTLCGREHPDGPSPLLKNAISLPVIGGPQALTLPTAQAPPKPPRLHLETPQASPPEAGNVDIWRIPEANSPHNGLTPESGADEPFLSQASSLLSLHVDLGPSILDDVLQIMDQELDHVQIPT, from the coding sequence ATGTCCACCAAGGTCCCCATCTACCTGAAGCGCAGCAGCCGCAAAGGCAAGAAGGAGAAGCTGCGGGACCTGCTGTCCTCCGACATGATCAGCCCGCCTCTCGGGGACTTCCGCCACACCATCCACATTGGCAGTGGTGGCGGCGATGACATGTTTGGGGACATCTCCTTCCTGCAAGGCAAGTTCCACCTGCTGCCAGGAACGGCAGTGGAGGAGTCCGAGGAGGATGGCAGCTTTGATCTCCCTTTCCCGTTCACCCGCACGTCCACGCTGTGTGGGCGGGAGCACCCTGATGGGCCATCGCCTCTGCTCAAGAACGCCATCTCTCTCCCGGTCATTGGTGGGCCCCAGGCCCTCACTCTGCCcacagcccaggccccgcccaagCCCCCTCGTCTGCACCTGGAGACGCCTCAGGCTTCCCCGCCCGAGGCCGGAAATGTGGACATCTGGAGGATTCCGGAGGCCAACTCTCCCCACAATGGGCTGACCCCCGAGTCGGGGGCTGATGAGCCCTTCCTGTCCCAGGCCAGCTCCCTGCTGTCCTTGCACGTGGACCTGGGGCCCTCTATCCTGGATGACGTCCTTCAGATCATGGATCAGGAACTGGACCATGTACAGATCCCCACATAG